Genomic DNA from Thermobifida alba:
CACGCGCCCGGCCGCGCTGGTCGGACCGGACGGAACCGGGGCTGGACGGAATCGGGGCCGGGCGGTTCACCGCCCGGCCCCGGTCCGGCGCCGTCACCCCCGTGTGGAACCCTTACTCGGCGGACTGCTGGGCCTCCAGCTTCTTCACCCGGTTCTCGAACATGCGCACGAACTCCGGCCGGTTGGCGTGGGCGGCCTCGTAGGCGCGGAGTTGCCGGACCTCGTCGATGGTGAGCTTGCGCAGCCGGGCGCGGACCGACGGCAGCGTCAGGGAGTCGTAGTTGGGCAGCGGGGCCTCGGCGGGCGCCTGCTCGGGGGCCGCGGCCTGCCCGGCCGGCTCCTCCCCGGCGGCCTCCGCCTTCTCGGCCTCCTGCACGGCCCCGGTGAACGCCGAGGTGGGCGCCGCCACGGTGGTGGCCTCCGCGACGTTCAGGGTCTCGGCGATCTCCGCCTTCTCCTCGGCCGTCAACGACTCGGCGCCGGACGGTTCGGCGGTCTCCGGCTCCGCCTTCTTCTCCGGCTCCGCGTCCTTCGCGGGCTCGGCTCCGGCGTCGGCGGAGGGCTCTTCGGGCGCCTGTCCGGGGGCGGCCGCGGCCTCGGGGGCCTGCGCGGTCTCCAGCGGCTTGACGGGCGCGGGCGGCTGGCTGGGCTGCTGCTCGCCGGAGGAGACCGCCTCGGTGGCGAACTCCGCGGCGGCGTCGGCGTCGGCGGTCTCGGCCGGGGTCGTCTCGGTGACGGCGCCCTCGGCGCGCTCCGCCGGGACGTCGCCGGCGGCCATGTCCGCGGGTTTGCTGGACACCACGGGACGGGTGGACCTGCCGAACAGACGCTTGAACGCGTCACTGATTCTGCTGGTCAGGGAGGGCTTCGACATGGGACTCGGAGGCTCCTGAGTGGTCACGGTCAAAACGGTGCGGGCACATCCGACAGAGTCGCTCCGGGACGCTGTCGGGACGGCAGTGATGTGTTGTGTTGCGCAGATAGCCAGAATAGGGGAGTTTCCCTCGCCGCAGCCGGAGGGCGCAAGAGAGTTCGCCAGGTCGGGACCGGCGCGAGCCTTCGGTGTGACCCCCGGAAGGCGCTGGTTCCCCGGCTGGCCCGGTCGAGGGGCACGGCCCGTAGGATGGGGGGCATGACTGCGACGAACCGCCGCCGTGTCCTCCTCGCCAAGCCCCGTGGTTACTGCGCCGGGGTCGACCGCGCTGTCATCACGGTCGAGAAAGCCCTCGAACAGTACGGGGCGCCGATCTACGTGCGCAAGCAGATCGTGCACAACACCCACGTCGTGCGCACGCTGGAGGAGCGCGGCGTCATCTTCGTCGAGGAGACCTCCGAGGTGCCCGAGGGCGCCACCGTGGTCTTCTCCGCCCACGGGGTCTCCCCCCAGGTGCACCAGGAGGCGGCCGAGCGCAACCTGCGGACCATCGACGCCGCCTGCCCGCTGGTCACCAAGGTGCACAAGGAGGCGCAGCGCTTCGCCGCCGAGGACCTCGACATCATCCTCATCGGGCACACCGGCCACGAGGAGGTCGAGGGCACCAGCGGACACGCGCCCGAGCACATCCAGATCGTCGACGGCCCCGAGGAGGTCGCCTCCATCCAGGTCCGCGACCCCGACCGGGTGGCCTGGCTGTCGCAGACGACGCTGTCGGTCGACGAGACCAACGCCACCGTGGAGGCGCTGCGGGAACGCTTCCCCAACCTGATCGACCCGCCCAGCGACGACATCTGCTACGCCACCTCCAACCGCCAGGCCGCGGTCAAGGCGATCGCGCCGCAGTGCGACCTGTTCGTCGTGGTCGGCTCCGCCAACTCCTCCAATTCGGTGCGCCTGGTGGAGGTGGCCCGCGACGCCGGGGCCCGCGCCTCCTACCTGGTCGACAACGCCACCTTCCTGGAGGAGGAGTGGCTGGAGGGCGTCACGACCATAGGCGTCAGCAGCGGCGCCTCGGTGCCCGAGATCCTGGTGCAGGAACTGCTCGACCGGCTGGCCTCGTACGGCTTCACCGACGTGGAGGAGATCGAGACCGAACGGGAGAAGCTCACCTTCGCCCTGCCCAAGGAACTGCGTTCCCGGCGGGCCAGGGACAACGGCTCCCTGGTCGGCAGGCCGCTTCCGGTCTCCCCCGCCTGACCGCTCAGGAGGGACCGCGCCGGGGCCTGCGGCGACGGCGGCCGTTCAGCTCGTCGCCCAGCTCCCGCACATTGCGCGCCAGGCCCCGCAGCACGGTGATCACCAGCAGCAGCGCGGTCCCGCCGAACAGCCAGGGGGCGGCCTCGGCGAGCCGGGCGCCCAGGCCGACGGCCACGCCCCGCACGAAGTTGTCGCCGCCCAGGGTCAGCAGGCACTCGGCGGCCAGCGCGCCGCAGAAGTAGGCCAGGGGCGGGCTCACACTCAACGCCAGCAGGTCGCTGGAGCGCACGGTCAGGGCGGCCAGCACGCAGGCGGCCGCGAAGGCGGCCCCGTTCACCGCGGAGTGCCCGACGGCGGTGGCCGCCAGCGCCGAGACCAGGCTGGCCAGCACGATGCACAGGACCGCGCCGCGCGCGGTGAGCCGCAGCGGGGCCCCGCCCGGAGAGGGCGGCGCACCGCTGCGGTGCCGGGGCGCGCGAGCGGACCGCCGGGGCGCGTGGGTGTCCCGCCGAGTCGTCATCGCGCCTCCCTCCTGTCACCAGTGGTGATCAGTGTCTCACTTCGGGCGAGGTGTCCGGTTCTCCGGTACCCGCCGTGTCGCCGTTTCCCTCCGCGACGGTCCCGTCCAGCAGTTCCGGCGCGGTCAACGACCGGGGCTGCTCCCGCACCCCCCGCGGCGCGTCCAGGTCGCCGTCCACCAGTCCCAGTTCCCCGAACCGGCGCGCCGTCACCAGCACCCGGTTCTCCAGGGAGCCCACGGCCTGGTTGTAGGAGGTGACCGCGCGCGACAGCGCCCGCCCCAGCCCGCCCATGTGCCCGCCGAGGGTGGCGAGCCGCGCGTGCAGCTGCCTGCCCAGCTCGAACACCTGGCGGGCGTTGCGGCTCAGCGCCTCCTGCTGCCACGCGTACCGGGCGGTGCGCAGCAGCGAGACGAGCGTGGTGGGCGTGGCGATGTGCACCCGCCGGGCCAGGGCGTACTCCAGCAGGTCCGGGTCGCGTTCCAGCGCCGGGGCGAGGAACGCCTCCCCGGGGATGAACAGCACCACGAACTCGGGGGCGGGGGAGAACGCCGCCCAGTACGCCTTGGCGGCCAGCCGGTCCACGTGCGCGCGGACCTGCCGGGCGTGCGCGGCGAGCCGGTCCTCGCGCGCCTCGGGGGAGTCGCTCTCCACGGCCTCCAGGTAGGCGGAGAGCGGCACCTTGGAGTCCACGACGACGTTCTTGCCGCCCGCCAGCCGCACCACCATGTCGGGGCGGAGCACACCGTCGTCGGTGGCGGCGTGGGCCTGCTCCTCGAAGTCGCAGTGGGCCGCCATGCCGGCCAGCTCGGCGGCGCGGCGCAGGTGCAGCTCTCCCCAGCGGCCGCGGGCCTCCGGCCGCCGCAGCGCGGTGACCAGGGCGTCGGTCTGGTCCCGGAGCCGCTCGGAGCCCTCCCGCACCAGCTCGACCTGCTTGACGAGTTCGGCGTGGGCGGCGCGGCGGCCCGCGTCCACCTCCCGCAGCTGCTCCTCCACCCGGGACAGCGTGTGGCGCAGCGGGGCGAGGAGGTGCTCGATCGCCTCGCGGCGGTGGTCCAGGTCGCTCTCGGCCGCCAGCCGCGCCGCCCGGAACCGCCCCTCGGCCAGTTCCAGGAAACGCTGGTTGGCGCCGTCCAGGGCGAGCGCCGCCAGCGACCGGAACCGTTCCTCCAGGTGCTCTTCGAGGTAGGCGGCCCGCTCCTCGGCGGCCCGGGCCCGCGCCTCGGCCCCCGCCCCCCGCGACCGCGCCAGCGCCCAGCCCAGGGCCGCTCCCGCGCCCAGCCCCACCAGCAGCGCGAGAACCACGGAGATCCCGTCCATGTCCAGCCATGCTGCCAAGCCCGGCGGGACGGGGAGGCGAACGCCACGCGGGGACGGTCCGTGCCCGCGCCGACCAGCACGGGGGTGCTTGGCGACGATCTAGACTCGATTGTCGTGAGTCTGTCTATCGGGATCGTCGGTCTGCCGAACGTCGGCAAGTCCACGCTGTTCAACGCACTGACCAAGAACGACGCTCTGGCCGCGAACTACCCGTTCGCCACCATCGAGCCCAACATCGGCGTGGTCGGTGTCCCCGACCCGCGCCTGGACACCCTGGCGGAGATCTTCGGGTCGGCCAAGACCGTCCCGGCCACCGTCACCTTCGTGGACATCGCGGGGATCGTCCGGGGCGCCTCCGAGGGCGAGGGCCTGGGCAACAAGTTCCTCGCCAACATCCGGGAAGCCGATGCGATCTGCCAGGTCATCCGGGTGTTCGAGGACCCCGACGTGACCCACGTGGAAGGGGGCGTCGACGCCGCGCGCGACATCGAGACCATCAACACCGAGCTGATCCTGGCCGACCTGCAGACCCTGGAGAGGGCGCTGCCGCGGCTCGCCAAGGAGGCGAAGACCAACGCCAGGGACAAGGACAAGCAGGCGGTCCTGGCCGCCGCCGAGACGGCGCGCGAGGTCCTCGACGGGGGCCGGACCCTGTTCGCGGGCGCCGAGGAGGCGGGGCTCGACGTCTCGCTGCTGCGCGAGCTGAACCTGCTCACCGTCAAGCCGTTCCTCTACGTGTTCAACGTGGACCTGGAGGAGTTCGCCGACGAGGCGCTGCGCGCCAAGCTGTCCGACCTGGTGGCTCCGGCCGAGGCGATCTTCCTGGACGCCAAGATCGAGGCGGAGCTGACCGAGCTCGACGACGCGGAGGCGGCCGAGCTGCTGGAGTCGATGGGCCAGACCGAGTCCGGTCTGGCGCAGCTGGCCCGGGTCGGTTTCGCCACGCTGGGGCTGCAGACCTACCTGACGGCGGGCCCCAAGGAGGCGCGCGCCTGGACCATCCGCAAGGGCGCCACCGCGCCGGAGGCGGCGGGCGTCATCCACACCGACTTCCAGCGCGGCTTCATCAAGGCTGAGGTGGTCTCCTTCGCGGACCTGGTGGAGGCGGGCTCCATGCAGGCGGCCCGGGCTGCGGGCAAGGTCCGCATGGAGGGCAAGGAGTACGTGATGGCCGACGGCGACGTCGTGGAGTTCCGCTTCAACGTCTGATCCCCCGGACCGGGCAGGGCATCCGGCACCGGGACGGCCGGGGCCGCGGCGGACAGCGGCGACGCGGGGAAGGGCGGAGCCGCCCCGCCCGCCGACCGGGCCGAGGCGCTCCGGCCCCGCGGCGGAACCCCGGTGACCGGTCGAGGTGCCCCTTCGCCGCAAAGCGGGCGAAAGGTTCGACGCCTTTTTCTCGGCCGCCTGCGCAAACACCGGTCC
This window encodes:
- a CDS encoding DUF6542 domain-containing protein; protein product: MTTRRDTHAPRRSARAPRHRSGAPPSPGGAPLRLTARGAVLCIVLASLVSALAATAVGHSAVNGAAFAAACVLAALTVRSSDLLALSVSPPLAYFCGALAAECLLTLGGDNFVRGVAVGLGARLAEAAPWLFGGTALLLVITVLRGLARNVRELGDELNGRRRRRPRRGPS
- a CDS encoding DNA recombination protein RmuC, with product MDGISVVLALLVGLGAGAALGWALARSRGAGAEARARAAEERAAYLEEHLEERFRSLAALALDGANQRFLELAEGRFRAARLAAESDLDHRREAIEHLLAPLRHTLSRVEEQLREVDAGRRAAHAELVKQVELVREGSERLRDQTDALVTALRRPEARGRWGELHLRRAAELAGMAAHCDFEEQAHAATDDGVLRPDMVVRLAGGKNVVVDSKVPLSAYLEAVESDSPEAREDRLAAHARQVRAHVDRLAAKAYWAAFSPAPEFVVLFIPGEAFLAPALERDPDLLEYALARRVHIATPTTLVSLLRTARYAWQQEALSRNARQVFELGRQLHARLATLGGHMGGLGRALSRAVTSYNQAVGSLENRVLVTARRFGELGLVDGDLDAPRGVREQPRSLTAPELLDGTVAEGNGDTAGTGEPDTSPEVRH
- the ychF gene encoding redox-regulated ATPase YchF, yielding MSLSIGIVGLPNVGKSTLFNALTKNDALAANYPFATIEPNIGVVGVPDPRLDTLAEIFGSAKTVPATVTFVDIAGIVRGASEGEGLGNKFLANIREADAICQVIRVFEDPDVTHVEGGVDAARDIETINTELILADLQTLERALPRLAKEAKTNARDKDKQAVLAAAETAREVLDGGRTLFAGAEEAGLDVSLLRELNLLTVKPFLYVFNVDLEEFADEALRAKLSDLVAPAEAIFLDAKIEAELTELDDAEAAELLESMGQTESGLAQLARVGFATLGLQTYLTAGPKEARAWTIRKGATAPEAAGVIHTDFQRGFIKAEVVSFADLVEAGSMQAARAAGKVRMEGKEYVMADGDVVEFRFNV
- a CDS encoding 4-hydroxy-3-methylbut-2-enyl diphosphate reductase → MTATNRRRVLLAKPRGYCAGVDRAVITVEKALEQYGAPIYVRKQIVHNTHVVRTLEERGVIFVEETSEVPEGATVVFSAHGVSPQVHQEAAERNLRTIDAACPLVTKVHKEAQRFAAEDLDIILIGHTGHEEVEGTSGHAPEHIQIVDGPEEVASIQVRDPDRVAWLSQTTLSVDETNATVEALRERFPNLIDPPSDDICYATSNRQAAVKAIAPQCDLFVVVGSANSSNSVRLVEVARDAGARASYLVDNATFLEEEWLEGVTTIGVSSGASVPEILVQELLDRLASYGFTDVEEIETEREKLTFALPKELRSRRARDNGSLVGRPLPVSPA